The nucleotide sequence CACCCAAAGGCTGTTGGGTAACCAGAGAATAAGGACCAGTAGAACGAGCATGAATTTTATCGTCAACCAAATGAGCCAATTTCAACATATACATATAACCAACTGTAATTTTTTTATCAAAAGGCAGCCCGGTTCTGCCATCATAAAGCGTAGCTTTACCATCCACTGGCAGATTGGCCTCTTTTAAAACCTCAATAATGTCTTCTTCTACCGCCCCATCAAATACAGGTGTAGCCAATTTAATTCCTAATGTTTTGGCTGCCCAACCCAAATGAGTTTCCAGCACCTGTCCAATATTCATTCGCGAAGGAACCCCTAAAGGGTTTAAAACTATTTCCACCGGGGTGCCATCAGGTAAAAAAGGCATATCTTCTTCTGGGAGAATCCGGGAAATAACTCCTTTATTACCATGACGCCCGGCCATCTTATCACCCTCAGAAATCTTTCGCTTTTGAGCAATATAAACTCGGACAATTTGGTTAACACCTGGGGCCAATTCATCCCCATTCTCCCGAGTAAAGACCTTGACATCAACCACTTTACCTCCTTCACCATGAGGAACACGTAAAGAGGTATCTCTTACCTCACGGGCTTTTTCACCAAAAATAGCCCGCAGCAAACGTTCTTCGGCAGTTAATTCGGTTTCACCCTTAGGGGTAACTTTCCCTACCAAAATATCCCCAGGTCTTACCTCAGCACCAATTCTAATAATTCCCCGATCATCCAAATCCTTAAGAATATCAGCACCAACATTAGGAATATCGGCAGTAATTTCTTCTGGTCCTAATTTGGTATCCCGAGCATCACATTCATATTCTTCAATATGAATTGATGTAAAACAATCCTCTTTCACCAATTTATTACTAATTAAAATCGCATCTTCATAATTATAGCCTTCCCAAGTCATAAAAGCGATCAGCACATTACGTCCCAAAGCCAATTCTCCCAAATCAGTAGAAGGCCCATCAGCAATCACTTGCCCGGCTGCCACCTGTTCTCCCTTAACCACAATTGGCTTTTGATTAATACAAGTACCCTGATTAGAACGTGCAAATTTAGTTAGTCTATAATGATCGATTTCCCCTTGTTCACTTTTGATTTTTATTTCATTGGCAGTAACCCGAATTACTGTTCCTGCTCGCCGAGCCGTAATCATTACCTTGGAATCCGTGGCTGTTTTATGTTCCTCACCTGTACCTACCAAAGGAGCCTCTGTCTTTAATAAAGGTACAGCCTGCCGCTGCATGTTAGCCCCCATTAAAGCACGGTTAGCATCATCATGTTCCAAAAAAGGAATCAAGGCTGTAGCAATAGAGACAACCTGTTTAGGTGAAACGTCCATAAAATCCACCTGTGAAGTCGGCACTTCTAAAATTTCATCAGCATAACGAACATTAACTTTAGGATTAACAAACTTACCGGTTTCATCCAAAAGGGCATTGGCCTGAGCAATAATATAATTATCTTCCTCATCTGCCGACATATAAACAATTTCTTCGCTAACACGCCCTTCGTCCTTATCCACCTTACGGTAAGGTGTTTCGATAAACCCATATTCATTAACCCGGGCATAAGTACTCAAGGAACCAATTAAACCAATATTGGGTCCTTCGGGTGTTTCAATAGGACACATTCTCCCATAGTGGGAATAGTGCACATCCCTTACTTCAAAACCAGCCCTTTCTCGAGACAAACCTCCAGGTCCCAAGGCACTTAACCTTCTTTTATGAGTTAATTCAGCCAAAGGATTAGTTTGATCCATAAACTGTGATAATTGGCTGGAACCAAAAAACTCTTTAATTACCGCCACTACAGGCCGAATATTAATTAAAGCCTGAGGAGTAATCACATCCACATCCTGAATGGTCATCCTTTCCCTAACCACTCTCTCCATCCGCGAAAGACCAATCCGAAATTGATTTTGTAATAATTCTCCCACAGAACGAAGTCGCCTATTACCCAAATGATCTATATCATCAGGTCTACCTTTACCCTGCATCAAAAGTAATAAATGTCTTACTGTAGCTACAATATCTTCAGGTGATAAATGTCTAATTTCC is from Clostridia bacterium and encodes:
- the rpoB gene encoding DNA-directed RNA polymerase subunit beta — protein: MRQPIKVGRTVRESFARIKEVLKMPDLIEIQQNSYQWFLEHGIREVFADVSPIQDFTGNLVLEVIDYHLEDPKYSVEECKERDFTYDAPMRIKARLINKETGEVKEQEVFMGDFPLMTDRGTFIINGAERVVVSQLVRSPGVYYRAEIDKNGKRICGATIIPNRGAWLEFETDANDNVYVRVDRTRKIPVTVLLRAVGYSSNAQILELFASDERIRLTLERDHTESEDEALVELYKRLRPGEPPTVDSARSLFKAMFFESRRYDLARVGRYKLNKRLKIDVPMEIRHLSPEDIVATVRHLLLLMQGKGRPDDIDHLGNRRLRSVGELLQNQFRIGLSRMERVVRERMTIQDVDVITPQALINIRPVVAVIKEFFGSSQLSQFMDQTNPLAELTHKRRLSALGPGGLSRERAGFEVRDVHYSHYGRMCPIETPEGPNIGLIGSLSTYARVNEYGFIETPYRKVDKDEGRVSEEIVYMSADEEDNYIIAQANALLDETGKFVNPKVNVRYADEILEVPTSQVDFMDVSPKQVVSIATALIPFLEHDDANRALMGANMQRQAVPLLKTEAPLVGTGEEHKTATDSKVMITARRAGTVIRVTANEIKIKSEQGEIDHYRLTKFARSNQGTCINQKPIVVKGEQVAAGQVIADGPSTDLGELALGRNVLIAFMTWEGYNYEDAILISNKLVKEDCFTSIHIEEYECDARDTKLGPEEITADIPNVGADILKDLDDRGIIRIGAEVRPGDILVGKVTPKGETELTAEERLLRAIFGEKAREVRDTSLRVPHGEGGKVVDVKVFTRENGDELAPGVNQIVRVYIAQKRKISEGDKMAGRHGNKGVISRILPEEDMPFLPDGTPVEIVLNPLGVPSRMNIGQVLETHLGWAAKTLGIKLATPVFDGAVEEDIIEVLKEANLPVDGKATLYDGRTGLPFDKKITVGYMYMLKLAHLVDDKIHARSTGPYSLVTQQPLGGKAQFGGQRFGEMEVWALEAYGAAYTLQEMLTVKSDDIVGRVKTYEAIVKGENVPEPGVPESFKVLIKELQSLALDVKVLSETSEEIEIGDDDDDIAQAAKELGLDIHTFEEKKLAEQQDDEE